The nucleotide sequence GGCCGTGCTGACTCCGGGGATATATAACTCTGCTTACTTCGAACATTCATTTCTTGCACAGCAAATGGGGGTTGAATTGGTTGTAGGTACAGACTTATTTGTTAGAGATTATCAAGTTTATATGCGCACCACCAAAGGTCCTGAGAAAGTGGATGTTATTTATCGCAGAATTGATGACACTTTTATCGACCCTCTTGCCTTCCGCCCCGATTCGTTGCTTGGTATTCCGGGTATTTTTGAGGCTTATAAAAAAGGAAATGTGACTTTTGTTAATGCGCCGGGTACCGGCGTAGCCGATGATAAAGTGATTTATGCGTATGTACCACGAATTATCAAGTATTATTTAGGGGAAGAAGCCATTATCCCGAATGTCCCAACTTATATGTGTTGGCAAGACGATGAACGAAATTATGTTCTCCAAAATTTGAATAAACTTGTTGTCAAAACGGCAAATGAATCCGGCGGTTATGGAATGCTTATTGGTCCTCATGCCAGTGAAAATGATCGAGAGGAATTCAAACATCGAATCGCATCGAACCCGAGAAATTACATTGCCCAGCCAACCATATCACTTTCTCGAGTTCCAACCATTGTTGAGAATGAATTTGAAGGAAGGCATGTTGATTTCAGACCATACATTTTGTATGGAGAGAAAATTTATGTTTTACCCGGCGGGCTCACAAGGGTTGCGCTTAAAAAAGGATCTTTGGTCGTCAATTCGTCGCAAGGTGGCGGCAGCAAGGATACTTGGGTGCTTTCAAAATAGCACCAGCTAAGGGGTTGCAATAAGTCCATCAACTTCGCTTACGGATACTTTTCTCCACTCTGCGATTTGAGACATAATTAAATGCCTGACTTGGTCTCTTAAATCGGTGGCATCCTTTTCAGTCAGTCCTTTGGTTTCAATTGGCGTGAGAACCTTTAATCGAATATTATCGGCTCTTCCAAACTTGATTGAATGTTTTGGCAAACAGTTGCTTGAGCCATCAACCGCTAAAGGAAGAATTGGTAATTGATGCTCAATGGCTAATCGAAATGCGCCATCTGCAAATTTATGAACTCTGGAATCGGGCGAACGAGTTCCCTCAGGAAAGAACATCACCGAGCAATGCTTTTTCAGGTAAAATGCCGCTTTGGGTAATACATCAGCGCGGCTTTGTTTATTTTTTCGATCAACCGGAATATCTCCTGCAAGCTTTAACATCCATCCAAAAATTGGGGCTCGAAAAAGTTCTATTTTCGCAACCCACTTCATCTCCCAAGGCAAATTTGAAATAAGGGGGATATCTGCAAAAGATTGATGATTACTGACAACGATAAATGGATTTCGAGGATTGTTGATTTTCACTCCGCTGATTGTTAGTTTCCAAGCAGGGTTTACTTTACAAATTAGTACTCCAATTAGACGAAAGAAGCGGCCGGTGCGATAATGCGCGGCATCTCGATCAAACAAACGAACCAAAGCCAATAAGGGAAGCCATATCAATACGGCTACGGTACAAGCCAACCAAACGAAAATAGACTGAAGTACTAACATGAATAAGAATTTTTCGGGGCTTAAAATACAAGGAAAAAAGAGTGACCGCAAACGCGTTTCGTTTACGGCCTCATCCAAAAAAAGTTCAAATAAATAGCGGTGCTAATACAAGCGTAATAGTCGAAAGTAATTTAATGAGTACGTGAAGTGAAGGCCCTGCCGTATCCTTGAATGGATCTCCAACCGTATCGCCGACAACAGCTGCTTTATGCGCGTCTGAGCGCTTTCGATGAACATGCCCCGTTGAATCTTTGAATTGACCGGATTCTATATATTTCTTAGCATTATCCCAAGCACCTCCGGCATTGTTTAAAAACATTGCCATCAATATCCCCGTGATGGTACCAATCATTAACATCCCCGCCACCACTTCAGCGCCTGTTGCACCAGTTGATTGCTTTCCTCCGGCTTCATAAACAAATTTAAATATGACTCCTACAATAATTGGCGCCACAACCACAAGCAGCCCGGGCTTAACCATTTCACGAAGCGCCGAAGCGGTTACAATATCAACACAACTTTTATAATTGGGTTTGAAATCGGGAGGAAAAATAATGTTCCCTTCTGCATCACGATTTAAGGCTTTGAATTGTTCCCGAACTTCCGCAATAATCGCTTGTGCTGCTTTTCCAACAGCAATTACAGAATATGCACTAAATAGAAAAACAACCATCGCCCCAAGAAGCCCTCCGATAAAGACCTCCGGTTTGGCAAGGTTCACCGATTCCAATTGTAACCCGTAGTTGCGAAGTTCATCGAGATAGGCACTGAATAAAAGAAATGCTGCAAGTGCCGCCGACCCTACGGCATAGCCTTTGGTGAGTGCTTTGGTGGTGTTTCCCATTGAATCAAGCCGATCGGTTTTCTTGCGAACGCTTTCAGGTTGTTCGGACATTTCAACAATTCCGCCGGCATTATCCGTAATGGGACCGAAATTATCCATTGCAAGAATGTAAGCCGCCGTTGCAAGCATTCCCATTGTTGCGGCCGCTGTTCCGAATAAGCCCGCATGTTCAAGCCCGGATTGCGCACCCAAATAGTATGAGCTCATGATTGCAATCGAAATTCCGATAACAGGAAGTGCCGTGGATTCTAAACCTACCGAAATTCCCGAGATGATATTCGTTGCCGGGCCGGTCAACGATGCTGTAGCAATTGATTGCACTGGCCTGTAGCGATACTCTGTATAGTATTGGGTTAAGAAGACAAAGGCGAGAGAGGTGAGAAGCCCTATAATTCCACAAAGAAAAAAGTTAAGCCAAAATATCCCTAAAATCAATTTTGCTGCAACAAACATTCCTAAAGCAGAACCGGCCATTGAAACATAATAGCCTCGGTTCAACGCATTCATTGGATCTTCTTTTCCATCTGTTCGCACCACAAGCACCCCAAAGATTGATGCGAGCATTCCTGCGGCAGTCATGATAAGTGGAAAAAGCAAAATGCCGATTGGTGAAATGCCACTCGCCAGAAAAGTTGCTTCGTTGGCTTTAAAGAGCGCAGCTGCCAAAATCATTGCCCCAATATTTTCAGCGGCCGTGGATTCAAAAAGATCTGCACCGCGCCCGGCACAATCGCCGACATTATCGCCCACTAAATCTGCAATCACCGCAGGGTTTCTTGGGTCATCTTCAGGAATTCCGGCTTCGACTTTTCCTACCAAATCGGCGCCAACATCTGCGGCCTTTGTATAAATCCCTCCTCCAAGCTGAGCGAAGAGCGCCACAAAACTCGCCCCAAACCCATAACCTGCCATCAGAAGCGGAATATCTAATTCACTTTCAGTGACTCCAAGTGATTTCATTCCGACAAACAGACCGACAACCCCTGCAATGGAAAGAATGACGACAAAAAAACCTGAAATCGCACCGCCACGTAATGCCACTTGCAAGGCATCGTTGAGGGAATGAATTGCTGCGGCTGCCGTTCTGATATTGGTTCGAATTGCAACCCACATTCCGATATAGCCGGCAAGAACCGAACTTGCAGCACCTAAAATAAAGGATAGCATTGTCCAGATTGCCATTGCTTGAGGTGAAGCAACATCATGTGAGGTTGGGGTTCTTACAAAAGCATATAATATGTAAATCAAGGCAGCAAGAGCTACTGCCAAATATGCTATCGTTCTGTTTTGACGAGCTAAAAATGCCTCAGCACCTTCACGAATTGCATCAGAGATGTTTCGCATTGCATCGTTTCCGGTTTCTTTACCGAGTACGATTTTCATCAAAAAGAGCGCAAATAAAAAGGCGATGACGCTCGCGCCAAAGATAAAACTGACTTCCATTGGTGTTTTGATTAATGTTGACTTTTGTTCTGGTACTATTTCAAAAGTCGAAATTGTTTCAAGTTTAATAAAAGTAGAGGCTTAATTGAAACTTAAAAATGAATTCTTATTCAGATTTTTTCTCACCATTGAAGCGCTTCAGAAAGGATGGGAAATTCTTTTTTGAAAATATCCCGAATTGATAGCGCTATATCGCGATGTTCTTTCTGTGTAGCAGGGTCGCAGCGAACCTCGAGATAATGAATCCAACTTCTAACAGACCCTTTCATATAAAGCTTAGTTGAGGTATTGAGAGGAAGAAAAACCCGTGCCGATTCCTTCGCAATTCCTTTTTCTAAAGCTTCTTCATACCGCTGATAACCCAAATCCCAAATTTCTTGTTGTGTCTTTCGAAACCACGCTTTTGTCTCCGAATCAATGTCATCCAAAGAATTTTGCCGATTCTTTGCATCTTGTCTTCTTGCCTCATAAGTTTCAAACGCTGTCGCTTTTGAATAGCGTTGACTAAACTCCTGAAAACAAAAACTACGGTGACGAAGAATTTGCGGCGCAATGGCTCTCGTTGTGGTAATTTCGACGGTCATATCGACCATCTCAAAAATGCTCCAATGCTTATTTCGAATGCAATAAGAAAGCAGTTTTGCATAGTCTGGGTTTTCTTGATTGGGGCTTGAAACACGTGCACAATAGGCGATAAGACCTTCGGGCGAAAGCGCCGTGCCATCAATTTCTAAGAAAGGTTTGGTAACTGATATTAAACGAACCTGCATATCAATCGATAATTAAAATTTTTCCGCGAGATGCGTTCCCTCCCGCAATATCAACTTGGTAAAAATAAACCCCATTGGCAACTCTTGCCCCATTCTCTGTTCTCCCATCCCAAGTGACTTCTGCATCTGCATTTGACTCGCTGGTTGAGTAAATCGTTTTGACTTTTTTCATTGAAAAGTCAAGGATATGTATCGTTGCTGAAGTACTGTTTCCTTGATTAAAGCGAATTCGGATGAGCCTATCTAATCGAGGGGAAAATGGATTTGGATACGCATATGTGGCTGTCTTGGAAGAAGTCGGGATGTTGGCTCGTGTGATACTCCAGTTTTGCCCACCGTCAAGACTATAACCGGTTCCGTCGGTAGTGCCAACCCAAATAGATGAAAGTGAATTCGGCGTTCTTGGTACAGATAACACACTTTGAAACTCTGACTTAGGCTTTGTGAAAATTTTGGGGTTGGTTTGATCTCTCAAAACTCGCTGATTAATCCACGTTGCGCCGCCATTATAGGAAATGAATAGTCCATTGGTTCCGGTTGCAAACACCGTATCACCTTTGAAAGCGAAGTCGTAAATGCGTTCACCAATGAGGGCATTGCTCCAAGTAAGCCCGTCGTCACGCGTCCACGATACGCCAAATCTTTCGGTATTGCTTTGACCTTGCCAAGTGGCCGCCCATATCGCTCGAGAAAATGATGGTGTTGCAGGTTGTTCTTTTAACGCAATAATCCAATTTCCGGTGATTCCTCCACCTGAAATCTCCGTTGAATTTCTCGTGAACTTTTCCCAAGAAGGATACAGCGAATCAGCCTCTCGGGTTCGACAAATTCCATCAACCGTGCCAACCCAAACATCCCCATTTTGAGCTTGAAGTACTGAAAATCCCAAAAAAGTTAAATCGCCATCTTCACCTCTTCGTGGTTCTAATTTGGTGCGAACTGTATCTGTTGGCGAAAGTCTTCGAAAACCAGTTGGAGGTAACATCATTCGCTGCCACTTTTGACCATTATTTTGTGTTCTTCGAATCCCGCCCGACCAAGTCGCGACCCACACTGTTCCGGGCTTTAATCCGATGGCAATATCATAAATGATGTTCTGCTCGGGGACGATTATTGGTAGTGCGCTCACTTGATTAATACCATAAGGCTCAAGGGTGTCAGTTTGTTTATCGAGTGGCTGCGGTAAAACGGTCCATTCGGTTCCCCCATTCATGCTATAAATCAACCCATCGCCGGCTCGGGTCACGCCGTCCTTTTCTGAAATTTTTGATGAAGAAGCCCAAACACGGTTTGCGAGCACATCAACAGTTTGAATTCCTTCAAGATTAAAATTTTGAGCAGAAGTAGTAAAAGAAATGTTTCTGAAAAAAGGTGATTGAGACCATATTCCATTTGCAGTTTTGAGTCCACTTCGTGTAACAAACCAAATTTTTCCTTCACTTGTATCAAAGGCCATTGAAAACACGGAATTCGATCCGATGCTCCCTTCAAAGCTTTCGGAAAGCAGTAATTTTTCAAATCCTATTTTTGGGACACCTTGCGCGAGCGTTTGAATTGTGAAACACACGATCGAACCCAAAGTGAAGAAGCGACGCAATATTGAAGAATTAATCATACCGAGAGTTACCGCACAAAGGTGATAGAACGTTGAATAAT is from Chloroherpetonaceae bacterium and encodes:
- the thyX gene encoding FAD-dependent thymidylate synthase encodes the protein MQVRLISVTKPFLEIDGTALSPEGLIAYCARVSSPNQENPDYAKLLSYCIRNKHWSIFEMVDMTVEITTTRAIAPQILRHRSFCFQEFSQRYSKATAFETYEARRQDAKNRQNSLDDIDSETKAWFRKTQQEIWDLGYQRYEEALEKGIAKESARVFLPLNTSTKLYMKGSVRSWIHYLEVRCDPATQKEHRDIALSIRDIFKKEFPILSEALQW
- a CDS encoding circularly permuted type 2 ATP-grasp protein — translated: MNFNKYDKGPFYDEMFLAGGETRPCYDYIKSQLELLGTDELMRRKYAAERYLLNLGITFNVYGSSGGTEQIFPFDLIPRLIEHHEWVTLDKGLKQRITALNLFINDVYHERHIVRDGIIPNDILESSKGYLPQCNGLKPPKGIWCHITGTDLVRDGDGKFYVLEDNLRCPSGVSYVIANREVMKRTLPEAFEKLGVFPVVDYPMHLLEMLQSVTNKTTPVVAVLTPGIYNSAYFEHSFLAQQMGVELVVGTDLFVRDYQVYMRTTKGPEKVDVIYRRIDDTFIDPLAFRPDSLLGIPGIFEAYKKGNVTFVNAPGTGVADDKVIYAYVPRIIKYYLGEEAIIPNVPTYMCWQDDERNYVLQNLNKLVVKTANESGGYGMLIGPHASENDREEFKHRIASNPRNYIAQPTISLSRVPTIVENEFEGRHVDFRPYILYGEKIYVLPGGLTRVALKKGSLVVNSSQGGGSKDTWVLSK
- a CDS encoding FlgD immunoglobulin-like domain containing protein: MCFTIQTLAQGVPKIGFEKLLLSESFEGSIGSNSVFSMAFDTSEGKIWFVTRSGLKTANGIWSQSPFFRNISFTTSAQNFNLEGIQTVDVLANRVWASSSKISEKDGVTRAGDGLIYSMNGGTEWTVLPQPLDKQTDTLEPYGINQVSALPIIVPEQNIIYDIAIGLKPGTVWVATWSGGIRRTQNNGQKWQRMMLPPTGFRRLSPTDTVRTKLEPRRGEDGDLTFLGFSVLQAQNGDVWVGTVDGICRTREADSLYPSWEKFTRNSTEISGGGITGNWIIALKEQPATPSFSRAIWAATWQGQSNTERFGVSWTRDDGLTWSNALIGERIYDFAFKGDTVFATGTNGLFISYNGGATWINQRVLRDQTNPKIFTKPKSEFQSVLSVPRTPNSLSSIWVGTTDGTGYSLDGGQNWSITRANIPTSSKTATYAYPNPFSPRLDRLIRIRFNQGNSTSATIHILDFSMKKVKTIYSTSESNADAEVTWDGRTENGARVANGVYFYQVDIAGGNASRGKILIID
- a CDS encoding sodium-translocating pyrophosphatase; its protein translation is MEVSFIFGASVIAFLFALFLMKIVLGKETGNDAMRNISDAIREGAEAFLARQNRTIAYLAVALAALIYILYAFVRTPTSHDVASPQAMAIWTMLSFILGAASSVLAGYIGMWVAIRTNIRTAAAAIHSLNDALQVALRGGAISGFFVVILSIAGVVGLFVGMKSLGVTESELDIPLLMAGYGFGASFVALFAQLGGGIYTKAADVGADLVGKVEAGIPEDDPRNPAVIADLVGDNVGDCAGRGADLFESTAAENIGAMILAAALFKANEATFLASGISPIGILLFPLIMTAAGMLASIFGVLVVRTDGKEDPMNALNRGYYVSMAGSALGMFVAAKLILGIFWLNFFLCGIIGLLTSLAFVFLTQYYTEYRYRPVQSIATASLTGPATNIISGISVGLESTALPVIGISIAIMSSYYLGAQSGLEHAGLFGTAAATMGMLATAAYILAMDNFGPITDNAGGIVEMSEQPESVRKKTDRLDSMGNTTKALTKGYAVGSAALAAFLLFSAYLDELRNYGLQLESVNLAKPEVFIGGLLGAMVVFLFSAYSVIAVGKAAQAIIAEVREQFKALNRDAEGNIIFPPDFKPNYKSCVDIVTASALREMVKPGLLVVVAPIIVGVIFKFVYEAGGKQSTGATGAEVVAGMLMIGTITGILMAMFLNNAGGAWDNAKKYIESGQFKDSTGHVHRKRSDAHKAAVVGDTVGDPFKDTAGPSLHVLIKLLSTITLVLAPLFI
- a CDS encoding lysophospholipid acyltransferase family protein; the protein is MLVLQSIFVWLACTVAVLIWLPLLALVRLFDRDAAHYRTGRFFRLIGVLICKVNPAWKLTISGVKINNPRNPFIVVSNHQSFADIPLISNLPWEMKWVAKIELFRAPIFGWMLKLAGDIPVDRKNKQSRADVLPKAAFYLKKHCSVMFFPEGTRSPDSRVHKFADGAFRLAIEHQLPILPLAVDGSSNCLPKHSIKFGRADNIRLKVLTPIETKGLTEKDATDLRDQVRHLIMSQIAEWRKVSVSEVDGLIATP